A genome region from Leifsonia sp. Root112D2 includes the following:
- a CDS encoding carbohydrate ABC transporter permease, with amino-acid sequence MSQAAIAEVAAQKAMPIQRVRPPLTMRLIEGTRKHLTLIVLIIGGLIMMFPILWMISMAFQPMSEIYAKMPSLIPMHPTLDNFITGWNQGGFLEYYVNTSVVTVFRVMLTVIINALAGFGFGKYRFRGQKVLFVLVLAAMMVPDQIRMVPLYQMFNSVGLVNSYASVILPGVGATFGTFLMTQYVRTVPDELLDAARMDGCSEFRIFRQVVIPLVKPALVTNVIFQFFWAWNDLLFPLLFLHDQSKYTLALALANLGNSSDLSIGPIMAMSLLSVIPVLIVFFALQRFFVQGIAAQGIKG; translated from the coding sequence ATGAGCCAGGCAGCAATCGCCGAGGTCGCGGCGCAGAAAGCCATGCCGATTCAGCGGGTACGCCCACCGCTGACAATGAGGCTCATCGAAGGGACGCGTAAGCACCTGACACTGATCGTGCTAATCATCGGTGGACTGATCATGATGTTCCCAATTCTTTGGATGATCTCGATGGCGTTCCAGCCCATGAGCGAGATCTACGCGAAGATGCCCTCATTGATCCCGATGCATCCGACGCTCGACAACTTCATCACAGGATGGAATCAGGGCGGGTTCCTCGAGTATTACGTCAACACGTCAGTCGTCACTGTGTTCCGGGTGATGTTGACTGTCATCATCAATGCCCTCGCCGGCTTCGGATTTGGCAAATACCGATTCCGTGGTCAGAAGGTGCTCTTCGTCCTGGTGCTCGCCGCAATGATGGTGCCCGACCAGATTCGCATGGTGCCCCTGTATCAGATGTTCAATTCCGTGGGTCTCGTCAACAGCTACGCCAGCGTAATCCTCCCAGGCGTCGGTGCGACTTTCGGCACATTCCTGATGACTCAGTATGTGCGTACGGTCCCGGACGAGTTGCTCGATGCAGCTCGAATGGACGGCTGCTCGGAGTTCAGGATCTTCCGACAGGTGGTCATACCGTTGGTCAAACCCGCACTCGTGACAAATGTGATCTTCCAGTTCTTCTGGGCCTGGAACGATCTACTCTTTCCCCTGCTCTTCCTTCATGATCAGAGCAAGTACACGTTGGCCCTGGCGCTGGCAAACCTGGGCAACAGCTCCGATCTCAGCATCGGGCCGATCATGGCCATGTCTCTTCTCTCGGTAATTCCGGTCCTCATCGTCTTCTTCGCGCTGCAGAGATTCTTTGTTCAAGGCATCGCTGCTCAGGGGATCAAAGGATGA